One Lampris incognitus isolate fLamInc1 chromosome 14, fLamInc1.hap2, whole genome shotgun sequence DNA window includes the following coding sequences:
- the LOC130124550 gene encoding oocyte zinc finger protein XlCOF6-like, whose protein sequence is MNWFPDAMESNQHLPDPAEQLNNIQIKAEPDCEVEIQWYPVLKRLSVNLTDCKVLLGEQDRISLVDHPQLLPVKTEGSRRIQTAGRKMMYCSECKKGFYKLSHLQAHQRTHKGQKPNECWKCGKTYPTLLSLVVHQQIHDRQEPYQCSYCDKTFALKRDWKTHHRTHSGTKPFKCWFCGDGFNSERELTEHLDTHKGEKCYHCKVCDKMFVSYQGFNFHQRTHRRQKLLPCSKCEKSFANPQSLKLHQVTHSNRKPHKCPVCGKAFKLQSGLRCHQKTHEEERAYHCSECGKFFASLQGLKLHNRTHTGLKPYTCQECGKRFTQAPHLKAHMVTHTGERPFLCVTCGKRFTQSSHLRSHIKLFHLGKKPFTCDDCGKSFTIAHYLKVHRLSHTKEKLYSCSYCDKTFSYHNSWRAHERIHTGERPFSCQECGMNFITSGSLLSHQRARHTGEKSHYCFTCGEFFLTSSLLRTHQLNHTGERPHGCSCGKTFKTKGVLRYHLKRFTDHKPVK, encoded by the exons GATCCAGCAGAGCAGCTCAACAACATTCAGATAAAAGCAGAGCCTGACTGTGAGGTGGAAATCCAGTGGTATCCGGTCCTCAAGAGGCTGTCTGTCAACCTGACTGACTGCAAGGTGCTGCTGGGAGAGCAGGACCGCATATCTCTTG TGGATCATCCCCAGCTCCTGCCCGTTAAAACAGAAGGCAGCCGCCGGATACAGACCGCAGGCAGGAAGATGATGTACTGCTCTGAGTGTAAGAAAGGCTTCTATAAATTATCCCACCTGCAGGCTCACCAGCGTACACATAAAGGACAGAAGCCAAATGAGTGCTGGAAATGTGGGAAGACCTACCCGACTCTGCTCAGCCTGGTTGTGCACCAGCAAATCCATGACAGGCAGGAGCCCTACCAGTGTTCCTACTGCGACAAGACCTTTGCCCTGAAGAGGGACTGGAAGACCCACCACCGGACCCACTCCGGCACCAAACCCTTCAAGTGCTGGTTTTGTGGAGACGGCTTCAACAGTGAGAGGGAGCTCACCGAGCATCTGGACACACACAAGGGGGAGAAGTGTTACCACTGCAAGGTGTGTGACAAGATGTTTGTCTCCTACCAAGGCTTCAACTTCCACCAGAGGACACACCGCAGACAGAAGCTGCTTCCTTGCTCAAAGTGTGAGAAATCTTTTGCCAATCCTCAGAGTTTAAAGCTCCACCAGGTCACTCATTCAAACAGGAAGCCTCATAAATGTCCTGTGTGTGGGAAAGCCTTCAAACTTCAGAGTGGCCTGCGCTGCCATCAGAAAACCCATGAGGAAGAGCGAGCCTACCACTGCAGCGAATGTGGCAAGTTTTTTGCCAGTCTGCAGGGTCTGAAGTTACACAACCGAACGCACACCGGCCTGAAACCCTACACCTGTCAGGAGTGTGGGAAGCGCTTCACCCAGGCCCCCCATCTGAAAGCCCACATGGTGACCCACACTGGCGAGCGGCCCTTCCTCTGTGTGACGTGTGGAAAGAGATTCACCCAGTCATCCCACCTCCGCTCCCACATCAAACTCTTTCACCTCGGTAAGAAGCCGTTCACCTGTGACGACTGTGGAAAGAGCTTCACCATTGCCCACTACCTGAAGGTGCACCGCCTGAGTCACACCAAGGAGAAGCTGTACAGCTGCTCCTACTGCGACAAAACCTTCTCCTACCACAATTCCTGGAGAGCCCATGAGAGGATCCACACCGGAGAGAGGCCGTTCAGCTGTCAGGAATGTGGAATGAATTTCATCACCTCTGGCTCGCTGCTGAGCCACCAGAGGGCCAGACACACCGGAGAGAAGAGTCACTACTGCTTTACCTGTGGAGAGTTCTTCCTGACCAGCTCACTGCTGCGCACACACCAGCTGAATCACACGGGGGAGCGACCTCACGGCTGCAGCTGTGGGAAGACCTTTAAAACCAAAGGCGTCTTAAGATATCACCTGAAGAGATTCACCGACCATAAGCCTGTCAAATGA